Genomic window (Streptomyces liliiviolaceus):
GCTGAGCTGTTGTCCGTCGTGCGGATGTGTACTGCGACTGTCCACTGCGGCCGTGCGGGTACGCGTCCTAGGCCGCGGCGAGCTTGGCCGCCGAGTCGGCGTCCACGCAGGCCTGGATCATCGCGTCGAGGTCACCGTCGAGGACCTGGTCCAAGTTGTACGCCTTGAAGCCGACGCGGTGGTCCGAGATGCGGTTCTCCGGGAAGTTGTACGTACGGATCTTCTCGGAGCGGTCCACGGTACGGACCTGGCTGCGGCGGGCGTCGGCGGCGTTGCGCTCCGCCTCCTCCTGGGCCGCGGCGAGGAGCCTGGAGCGCAGGATACGCATCGCCTGCTCCTTGTTCTGCAGCTGGCTCTTCTCGTTCTGGCAGGAGGCGACGACTCCGGTGGGAATGTGCGTGATGCGCACCGCGGAGTCGGTCGTGTTGACGGACTGGCCGCCGGGTCCGGAGGAGCGGTAGACGTCGATCCGCAGGTCGTTCGCGTGGATCTCGACGTCGACCTCCTCCGCCTCGGGCGTGACCAGCACACCGGCGGCGGAGGTGTGGATACGGCCCTGCGACTCGGTCGAGGGCACCCGCTGCACGCGGTGCACCCCGCCCTCGTACTTCATCCGCGCCCAGACGCCCTGGCCGGGCTCGGTGGCGCCGTTGCCGCCCTTGGTCTTCACCGCGACCTGGACGTCCTTGTAGCCGCCCAGCTCGGACTCGGTGGAGTCGATGATCTCGGTCTTCCAGCCGACGCGCTCCGCGTACCGCAGGTACATGCGCAGCAGGTCGCCGGCGAACAGGGCCGACTCGTCGCCGCCCGCGCCCGCCTTGATCTCCAGGATGACGTCCTTGTCGTCGCTGGGGTCGCGCGGGACCAGCAGCAGCCGGAGCTTCTCGGTGAGCTCCTCGCGCTGCTTCTCCAGGTCCTTGACCTCGGCGGCGAAGTCGGGGTCGTCGGCGGCGAACTCCTTGGCCGTCTCGATGTCGTCCCCGGACCGCTTCCAGGAGCGGTACGTCGCGATGATCGGGGTCAGCTCGGCGTAGCGCTTGTTGAGCTTGCGCGCGTTGGCCTGATCGGCGTGGACCGACGGGTCAGCGAGCTTCTTCTCAAGATCGGCGTGCTCGCCGATGAGTTCCTCGACCGCCTCGAACATCTCCGGCTCCAATGGACTGCCCCCGGCACCGTCACGGGTTCGGGGACGTAGGTACGGCATGGGGGTTCGTATGGGGGTTCCCTGCTCGATCGAACCGCTCGATCGATCTGCTCGATCGCGTTCGAGAGCGAGGGGTGGGGCTGCACCGCAAAGCGCCGGTCCCGGCGCCCCCGGACGGAGGCACCGAAGACCGGCGCTGTGAGCTCGCTACTTCGAGTCGGCCGCGGCCTTGGCCTTGCCGAAGCGGGCCTCGAAGCGGGCCACACGGCCACCGGTGTCGAGGATCTTCTGCTTGCCCGTGTAGAACGGGTGGCACTCGGAGCAGACCTCGGCGCGGACAGTGCCGCTGGAGATCGTGCTGCGGGTGGTGAACGACGCGCCACAGGTGCAGCTGACCTGCGTCTCGACGTACTCGGGGTGGATGTCGCGCTTCAAGGTGTCTCCTAGTTTCGGGAGGGCGCCGGGTCGCTGCCGCGGATTGCGGGGGCGTGAACCGGGGCCGACTGTCCAGTCTGCCAGGACTGGTGCCATCTCCCCAAACCGGGGGATGGCCGGGGGTATTCCCCAGGGCCCCTGCGGGGGTGCCGGGAGCTCGCCGCGGGCGGGTGCGGGACCGTCGTGGCTGGGCGCGCAGTTCCCCGCGCCCCTTGCGGGGCCGGGGCGGAGCACGATCAATTACTGGACGACGCCCTTGGCATCGCCGCTCGCCGTCCCCTCCGTCGCCGACTTCGGGATCGCGCGGTCGTTCTTCAGCGCGTCCCAGACCGCCGCGGCCTTGTCCTCCTCGACGAGGACACGGTTGCCGTCAGCAGGGTCGTACTGGACCGGCAGCGTGACCATGTTCATCTTCGACGAGCTGATCCCCTTGAGCCCGTTGGCGAAGGACGCCAGATCCTTGACCGAGGCCAGGTCGGAGTCCGTAGTCACCGTCTTCGTCGCGGTGTCGGCGAGGTCGTACAGCTTCTTCGGGCTGGTCAGTACGCCGACGCTCTTGACCTGCTCGACCAGCGCCTTGATGAACGCCTGCTGGAGCTGGATCCGGCCGAGGTCGGAGCCGTCGCCCACCCCGTGCCGTGTACGCACCAGGCCGAGCGACTGCTCGCCGGTCAGCCGGTGCGTGCCGGCCTTGAGGTCGAGGTGGCTCTCCTTGTCGCTGATGTCCTTGGTCGTGGTGACCTCGACACCGCCGAGTTCGTCGATCAGCTTCTGGAAGCCGCTGAAGTCGACCTCGACGTAGTGGTCCATGCGGATACCGGTCATCGACTCGACGGTCTTGACCGCGCAGGCGGCGCCGCCCGTCGAGTACGCCGAGTTGAACATGGCCAGCGACGCGGCGTCGTGCTCGACGCCCTCGCTGTCGGTGCACGCGGGCCTGGGGACGAGCGTGTCGCGCGGTATGGAGACCACGCTGGCCTTCTTGTGGCCCTCGTAGACGTGCACGACCATCGCGGTGTCCGAGCGGGCGCTGCCGTCGTCGGTGCCGCCGCCCAGGTCCTTGTTGGTGCCGGAACGCGTGTCGGAGCCGAGTACGAGGATGTCCTGCGAGCCGTTGTCGACGTCCAGGGGCCGGTCGGTGCCGAGTGCCTGGTCGATGTCGACGCTCTTGATGTTGTCGTTCAGGTTGAAGTACACGTACCCCAGACCCGTACCGCCCAGAACGAAGACACCCGCTGCGGACCAGGCCGCGATGACGAGCGCCTTATGACGCGCGCTCCGCGGTTTACGTCGATGGCCGGATTTAGGTGTGCTCTCGGCAGGCATGTGCTCCTCAGTTCTCGCTGGTCGGCTCGATTACCCCCTGCGGTCAGGGTCAGGCGTGGTCATGTGCCGTGACGTCTCTGTCAGGACCCGTCTGTTCAGACGTTGAAACCGAAAAAAGGGTTGCACGACGCACTGTGACCGTACTGTGCGAACACGGACACATCGGGTGACCGATGGTGCGGGCCGCGGGCGGCTCACCTGCGCTTACGTGGGCGGACGCACCGGTTCCGCGCCACCGTGCCGACCATCACATCTGTGGCGAAGGTCTCCGGAAGTGCACGACGGTGCACACCAGTGCACGACGGGGACACAACGCGCAGGGCCGCCCCCGAGGTGACGGGGACGGCCCTGTGCGGTACCGGCTGCGCCGGCTGCGACCTCAGTCGTTGCCGTTGCCCGGCATCGGCGTCGTCTTCTGGATCTGCAGCAGGAACTCGGCGTTCGACTTCGTCTGCTTCATCTTGTCGAGCAGCAGCTCGATCGCCTGCTGCTGGTCGAGCGCGTGCAGCACGCGACGCAGCTTCCAGGTGATGGCGAGCTCGTCGCTGCCGAGCAGGATCTCTTCCTTACGCGTACCGGACGCGTCGACGTCCACCGCCGGGAAGATGCGCTTGTCGGCGAGCTTGCGGTCGAGCTTCAGCTCCGCGTTGCCCGTGCCCTTGAACTCCTCGAAGATGACCTCGTCCATGCGCGAGCCGGTGTCGACCAGCGCGGTGGCCAGGATCGTCAGCGAACCGCCGTCCTCGATGTTGCGCGCGGCACCGAAGAAGCGCTTCGGCGGGTACAGCGCGGTCGAGTCGACACCACCGGACAGGATGCGGCCGGAGGCCGGGGCGGCGAGGTTGTACGCACGGCCCAGACGCGTGATCGAGTCGAGCAGCACGACGACGTCGTGGCCCAGCTCCACCAGACGCTTGGCACGCTCGATGGCGAGCTCGGCGACCGTGGTGTGGTCCTCGGCGGGACGGTCGAAGGTCGAGGAGATGACCTCGCCCTTCACCGACCGCTGCATGTCGGTGACCTCTTCCGGACGCTCGTCGACCAGGACGACCATCAGGTGGCACTCGGGGTTGTTGACGGTGATCGCGTTGGCGATCGCCTGCAGGATCATGGTCTTGCCGGTCTTCGGCGGGGCCACGATCAGACCGCGCTGGCCCTTTCCGATGGGCGCGACGAGGTCGATGATGCGGGTCGTCAGCACACCCGGGTCGGTCTCCAGACGGAGCCGGTCCTGCGGGTAGAGCGGCGTCAGCTTGTTGAACTCCGGGCGTCCGCGCCCCGATTCGGGCGCCATGCCGTTCTGCGAGTCCAGGCGGACGAGCGCGTTGAACTTCTCGCGGCGCTCGCCGTCCTTGGGCTGCCGGACGGCGCCGGTGACGTGGTCGCCCTTGCGCAGACCGTTCTTGCGGACCTGGGCCAGCGAGACGTACACGTCGTTCGGACCGGGAAGGTAGCCCGACGTACGGATGAACGCGTAGTTGTCGAGGATGTCCAGGATGCCCGCGACGGGGATCAGGACGTCGTCGTCGGCGACCTGCGGCTCGTTCGGCCCGAACTCGTCGCGGCCACGGCGGCCACGGCGGTCGCGGTAACGGCCCCGGCGGCCGCGGCGGCCACCCTCGAAGTCGTCGTCGTCCTGCGGGCCGTTGTCACGCTGACGGTCCTGGCGGTCCTGACGGCCGCCGCCCTGCTGACGGTCCTGCCGGTCCTGGCGCTGCTGGTTGCCGCCGCCCTGGCCCTGACCGCCCTGGTTGCCCTGTCCGCCCTGCTGCTCGTCGCCCTTGCCACCACGGCGGTCGCGGTCGCGGCCCCCGCGGTCACGGTCGCCGCGCTCACCGCGGTCGCCGCGGTCACGACGGTCGCGGCGGCCCTGACGGCCGTCGGTCCCGCCGTCCGAGCCGTCGCCCTTGGCCTCGCCCTGGGACTGCGCGGACTCCTCGGTCCTGCCCTCGGTCTTCGCCTCGGCGGTGATCGTCTCGGGGCTGCCCGCCTCCGAGGTGGCACGACGCCGGCGGCGCTCGGCCGGAGCGTCGTCCCCACCGCGCTCGCCGCCCTCGCTCGCCCGCGCGGGGCCGCCGGCCGGCTGGCCGGGGATCTCGATCTGCTGCTGGGCCACGGCCTTCTCGGCCTTGGCCTCCGCCTTCTTCTCGGCGGGAGAGACGGCCTCGTCCCCCGTACGAGCCTTCGAGGTGGCCCTGCGCTTGGGCTTCGTCTCGGTGGCGTCCCCGGCGGAGGACGCGGTCTTGGCCGCAGCACCCCCGCCGCCCTGCGCCTCCTTGATGACCTCGATCAGCTGGCTCTTGCGCATCCGCGCGGTGCCCCTGATGCCGAGGCCGGATGCGACCTGCTGCAGCTCGGCCAGCACCATGCCCTCAAGGCCGGTACCGCGGCGCCGACGGGAGCCGGCACCGGTGGCAGGCGCGGAGGCGTCCGTGGCGGGCGCGGCAGCGGTCTCCTCGACACGTGCGCCCATCAGATCGGTGGTGTCGCTCACGAAGGGTCCTTCCCTGGAGCGGACGTCGGCCTGTCTGGCTCGGCGACCGGTTGTGCTGTCCGACAGTGGTCCGTCATGTGTGGACCGTGCCGGGGCGGTGGTCCGCCCAAAGGCGGAGGGAATTTCTGGGATGACGTTTCCCGGGGCCGCGGACTTGAGGTTCTGTGTCCATCGGCTCGTTCACGCCGGTTCCGGAGCGTACTCAGCACCGCTCAGCGCCTAGCACCCAATGCATGGCACAAAGCGATTTGGGGGGCTCCCGGAAGAATGATTGTCCCGGACGGGGACGTGAAGCACCTCGCCATGGTGGGGTCGGGTGCAGACTTGAGGTTAACACTACCGGATCCAACAAACATTCCCCCTCTCGAAATCCGGCAACCGAGTGTCACGGAGCAAGCGGCAGCACGCTCGCTCCCGTGGCGTCGAGGCCCAGCCGGTTGGCCGCCCAGCCCTCTCCCGCCAGTTGTGCGACCTTGTCGGCCGCGGCCTCGTCGGCGAGCGCGAGCACGGTGGGCCCGGCACCCGAGATGACCGCGGGGATCCCGTCCGCCCGCAGCCGCTCCACCAGCGCGGCGCTCTCCGGCATGGCCGGCGCGCGGTACTCCTGGTGCAGTCGGTCCTCGGTGGCGGGCAGCAGCAGCTCGGGGCGCCTGGTGAGGGCCTCGACGAGCAGTGCGGCGCGGCCCGCGTTGGTGGCGGCGTCGACGTGCGGGACGGTACGCGGAAGGAGTCCGCGGGCGGTCTCCGTCAGTACGGCCTTGCCGGGTACGAAAACCACCGGAACGATGGAATCGGCGGGTTCCATCCTGATGGCGCGCGCCGCCCCGTTCTCCAGCCAGGACAAGGTGAATCCGCCGAGCAGACAGGCCGCGACGTTGTCGGGGTGACCCTCGATCTCGGTGGCGAGCTCCAGGAGCGCGGTGTCGTCGAGCTTGCTGTCGCCGCCTATGGTCACCGCGCGTGCGGCGACGATGCCGGCGCAGATCGCGGCGGACGAGGAGCCGAGGCCGCGGCCGTGCGGGATGCGGTTGGCGCAGACGATCTCAAGACCGCGGGGCTGTCCGCCCAGCAGGTCGAAGGCGGTGCGCAGGGACCGTACGAGGAGGTGGCGCTCGTCGCGCGGCAGCGTCTCGCTGCCCTCACCCGCGATGTCGATGTGCAGGCCGGAATCGGCCACGCGGACGACCACGTCGTCGTACAGCCCCAGTGACAGGCCGAGGGCGTCGAAGCCCGGGCCGAGGTTGGCACTGGTGGCGGGGACGCGCACCCGGACGGCGGCGGCGCGGAACGCTGGACCGGCCATCGCTCGATGACTCTCCTTGAGCTTGAGCTGCGAGATTTTCGAAATCCTGCGAGACGTACGGAGAATGCGGAAGACCCGGAGGCCGCAGGGGCGGCGCGGCACCGCGGCATATGCGGCGGGCGGGTTCGGTACAGCTTATCGAAGGAAGGTTCAGTGGCGACATAGGGCGCACAGGAGGCGCACGATGCGTGTCGTAAGCCCGCATGTGCACCCCCTGCCGGATGCCTCTTCCCGTGCCCCGTCGGGCACGTGTGCCGGGTGGTGCGGCTACGCCAGGCCCAGGCGCTCGGCGGCCGTGGCGGCGTCGACCGGGACCGTGACGGGCTGCGGGGCGCCCGCGACGGCCCAGTCGGGGTCCTTGAGGCCGTTTCCGGTCACCGTGCAGACGATGCGCTGTCCCGGGTCGACCTTGCCCTGCTCGGCGGCCTTGAGCAGACCGGCGACGGAAGCCGCGGAGGCCGGCTCGACGAAAACGCCCTCCTGCGCGGCCAACAGCCGGTAGGCGCGCAGGATCTCACGGTCCGTCACCTCGTCGATGAAGCCGCCCGACTCGTCCCGCGCGGCGAGCGCGTACTGCCACGAGGCCGGGTTGCCGATGCGGATCGCGGTGGCGATCGTCGAGGGGTCCTTGACGACCTCGCCGCGCACGATGGGCGCGGACCCGGACGCCTGGAAGCCCCACATGCGCGGCGTCCGCGCGGCGACCTTGTCGGCGGCGTACTCGGTGTACCCCTTCCAGTACGCGGTGATGTTGCCCGCGTTGCCCACCGGGAGGACATGGATGTCCGGGGCGTCGCCGAGCATGTCCACGATCTCGAACGCCGCGGTCTTCTGCCCCTCGATCCGCACCGGGTTCACCGAATTGACCAGCGCCACCGGGTAGTTGTCGGAGAGGTTGCGCGCCAGGGTGAGGCAGTCGTCGAAGTTGCCGTCGACCTGGAGGATCTTCGCGCCGTGCACGAGGGCCTGGCCCATCTTGCCGAGCGCGATCTTGCCCTGCGGCACGAGGACGGCGCAGACCATCCCGGCGCGTACGGCGTAGGCGGCCGCGGAGGCAGACGTGTTGCCCGTGGAGGCACAGATGACGGCCTTCGCGCCTTCCTCCTTGGCCCGGGTGATGGCCATGGTCATGCCGCGGTCCTTGAAGGACCCGGTGGGGTTGGCACCCTCGACCTTGAGGTGGACCTCGCAGCCCGTGCGCTCGGAGAGCACCTGCGCAGGCACGAGCGGTGTACCGCCCTCACGCAGCGAGACGACCTGCGTGGTGTCGGACACCGGCAGCCGGTCCCGGTACTCCTCGATGATTCCGCGCCACTGGTGGGTCATTGCTCGTTACTCTCCTTCAACCCGCATGATGCTGGCGACACCACGCACGGTGTCGAGGTTGCGCAGCGCCTCCACGGTCCCGGTGAGGGACGCGTCGGACGCGCGATGGGTGACGACCACGAGGGAGGCATCGCCGCCTCCGTCCTGCCGCCCCTGCTGGCGAACCGTATCGATCGACACGCCGTGTTCGGCGAACACGGTCGCCACCTGGGCGAGAACGCCCGGTTTGTCGGCCACATCGAGGCTGATGTGGTAGCGGGTCACGACCTCGCCCATGGGCGACACCGGCAGCTGGGTGTACGCCGAGTCGCCGGGCCCGGTCGCGCCGCTGAGCTTGTTGCGACAGACGGCGACGAGGTCCCCGAGGACGGCGGACGCGGTCGGCGCGCCTCCGGCTCCCGGCCCGTAGAACATGAGCTGCCCGGCGGCGTCGGACTCGACGAACACGGCGTTGTAGGCGCCGCGCACGGAGGCCAGCGGGTGGGTCAGCGGGATCATGGCGGGGTGCACCCGCGCGGTGACCGATCCCCCGTCGGCGGCCCGCTCGCAGATGGCGAGCAGCTTGATGGTGCAGCCCATCGCCTTCGCGGAGGCGAAGTCGGCGGCGGTGACCTCGATCATGCCCTCGCGGTACACGTCGTCGAGGCGTACGCGCGTGTGGAAGGCGATCCCGGCGAGGATGGCGGCCTTGGCGGCGGCGTCGAAGCCCTCGACGTCGGCGGTGGGGTCGGCTTCCGCGAACCCGAGGGCGGTGGCCTCGTCGAGTGCTTCCTGGTAGCCGGCGCCCGTCGAGTCCATCTTGTCGAGGATGAAGTTGGTGGTGCCGTTGACGATGCCCAGCACGCGGTTGACCTTGTCGCCGGCGAGGGACTCGCGCAGCGGCCGGATCAGCGGGATGGCGCCGGCGACGGCGGCCTCGTAGTAGAGGTCCGCGTCGTGGTCGTCGGCCGCCGCGTGCAGCGCGGCGCCGTCCTGCGCGAGGAGCGCCTTGTTGGCGGAGACCACGGACGCGCCGTGCTCGAAGGCGGTGGTGATGAGGGAGCGGGCCGGTTCGATACCGCCGATGACCTCGACGACCACGTCGATGTCACCCCGTTTGACCAGGGCGGTCGCGTCGGTGGTGACCAGGGCGGGGTCGATGCCCTCGCGCACCTTGGAGGGCCGGCGCACGGCCACACCGGCCAGTTCGACGGGGGCTCCGATGCGCGCGGCGAGGTCGTCGGCGTGCGTCGTCATGATGCGCGCCACCTCTGAGCCGACTACCCCACAGCCCAGCAGCGCCACCTTCAGCGGACGCGTACGCATCATCCGACCTCGTTTCCTCATACCGTCACGGTGGGACCAGTCTCACTCACCGGACGGGGGTTTCTACCCTTCGTCCGGATCGTGAGATGTCGATTTCATTTACGCGAGGCCGGAAAACAGGAGATCTTCCGTCCTGGCACGTCCGTCCATGTCAGCAGACATGGAGCCGGCAGACACCCGGGTCGGCCGACATCGGTCAGCCGACATCGGTCAGCCGACATCGAGGCGAAGAAGGTCCTCCTCGGTCTCGCGGCGGACGATGACCCTGGCC
Coding sequences:
- a CDS encoding LCP family protein, yielding MPAESTPKSGHRRKPRSARHKALVIAAWSAAGVFVLGGTGLGYVYFNLNDNIKSVDIDQALGTDRPLDVDNGSQDILVLGSDTRSGTNKDLGGGTDDGSARSDTAMVVHVYEGHKKASVVSIPRDTLVPRPACTDSEGVEHDAASLAMFNSAYSTGGAACAVKTVESMTGIRMDHYVEVDFSGFQKLIDELGGVEVTTTKDISDKESHLDLKAGTHRLTGEQSLGLVRTRHGVGDGSDLGRIQLQQAFIKALVEQVKSVGVLTSPKKLYDLADTATKTVTTDSDLASVKDLASFANGLKGISSSKMNMVTLPVQYDPADGNRVLVEEDKAAAVWDALKNDRAIPKSATEGTASGDAKGVVQ
- the rpmE gene encoding 50S ribosomal protein L31 translates to MKRDIHPEYVETQVSCTCGASFTTRSTISSGTVRAEVCSECHPFYTGKQKILDTGGRVARFEARFGKAKAAADSK
- the thrC gene encoding threonine synthase, with the translated sequence MTHQWRGIIEEYRDRLPVSDTTQVVSLREGGTPLVPAQVLSERTGCEVHLKVEGANPTGSFKDRGMTMAITRAKEEGAKAVICASTGNTSASAAAYAVRAGMVCAVLVPQGKIALGKMGQALVHGAKILQVDGNFDDCLTLARNLSDNYPVALVNSVNPVRIEGQKTAAFEIVDMLGDAPDIHVLPVGNAGNITAYWKGYTEYAADKVAARTPRMWGFQASGSAPIVRGEVVKDPSTIATAIRIGNPASWQYALAARDESGGFIDEVTDREILRAYRLLAAQEGVFVEPASAASVAGLLKAAEQGKVDPGQRIVCTVTGNGLKDPDWAVAGAPQPVTVPVDAATAAERLGLA
- the rho gene encoding transcription termination factor Rho, yielding MSDTTDLMGARVEETAAAPATDASAPATGAGSRRRRGTGLEGMVLAELQQVASGLGIRGTARMRKSQLIEVIKEAQGGGGAAAKTASSAGDATETKPKRRATSKARTGDEAVSPAEKKAEAKAEKAVAQQQIEIPGQPAGGPARASEGGERGGDDAPAERRRRRATSEAGSPETITAEAKTEGRTEESAQSQGEAKGDGSDGGTDGRQGRRDRRDRGDRGERGDRDRGGRDRDRRGGKGDEQQGGQGNQGGQGQGGGNQQRQDRQDRQQGGGRQDRQDRQRDNGPQDDDDFEGGRRGRRGRYRDRRGRRGRDEFGPNEPQVADDDVLIPVAGILDILDNYAFIRTSGYLPGPNDVYVSLAQVRKNGLRKGDHVTGAVRQPKDGERREKFNALVRLDSQNGMAPESGRGRPEFNKLTPLYPQDRLRLETDPGVLTTRIIDLVAPIGKGQRGLIVAPPKTGKTMILQAIANAITVNNPECHLMVVLVDERPEEVTDMQRSVKGEVISSTFDRPAEDHTTVAELAIERAKRLVELGHDVVVLLDSITRLGRAYNLAAPASGRILSGGVDSTALYPPKRFFGAARNIEDGGSLTILATALVDTGSRMDEVIFEEFKGTGNAELKLDRKLADKRIFPAVDVDASGTRKEEILLGSDELAITWKLRRVLHALDQQQAIELLLDKMKQTKSNAEFLLQIQKTTPMPGNGND
- the thrB gene encoding homoserine kinase, whose amino-acid sequence is MAGPAFRAAAVRVRVPATSANLGPGFDALGLSLGLYDDVVVRVADSGLHIDIAGEGSETLPRDERHLLVRSLRTAFDLLGGQPRGLEIVCANRIPHGRGLGSSSAAICAGIVAARAVTIGGDSKLDDTALLELATEIEGHPDNVAACLLGGFTLSWLENGAARAIRMEPADSIVPVVFVPGKAVLTETARGLLPRTVPHVDAATNAGRAALLVEALTRRPELLLPATEDRLHQEYRAPAMPESAALVERLRADGIPAVISGAGPTVLALADEAAADKVAQLAGEGWAANRLGLDATGASVLPLAP
- the prfA gene encoding peptide chain release factor 1, whose translation is MFEAVEELIGEHADLEKKLADPSVHADQANARKLNKRYAELTPIIATYRSWKRSGDDIETAKEFAADDPDFAAEVKDLEKQREELTEKLRLLLVPRDPSDDKDVILEIKAGAGGDESALFAGDLLRMYLRYAERVGWKTEIIDSTESELGGYKDVQVAVKTKGGNGATEPGQGVWARMKYEGGVHRVQRVPSTESQGRIHTSAAGVLVTPEAEEVDVEIHANDLRIDVYRSSGPGGQSVNTTDSAVRITHIPTGVVASCQNEKSQLQNKEQAMRILRSRLLAAAQEEAERNAADARRSQVRTVDRSEKIRTYNFPENRISDHRVGFKAYNLDQVLDGDLDAMIQACVDADSAAKLAAA
- a CDS encoding homoserine dehydrogenase is translated as MRTRPLKVALLGCGVVGSEVARIMTTHADDLAARIGAPVELAGVAVRRPSKVREGIDPALVTTDATALVKRGDIDVVVEVIGGIEPARSLITTAFEHGASVVSANKALLAQDGAALHAAADDHDADLYYEAAVAGAIPLIRPLRESLAGDKVNRVLGIVNGTTNFILDKMDSTGAGYQEALDEATALGFAEADPTADVEGFDAAAKAAILAGIAFHTRVRLDDVYREGMIEVTAADFASAKAMGCTIKLLAICERAADGGSVTARVHPAMIPLTHPLASVRGAYNAVFVESDAAGQLMFYGPGAGGAPTASAVLGDLVAVCRNKLSGATGPGDSAYTQLPVSPMGEVVTRYHISLDVADKPGVLAQVATVFAEHGVSIDTVRQQGRQDGGGDASLVVVTHRASDASLTGTVEALRNLDTVRGVASIMRVEGE